One genomic window of Salvelinus alpinus chromosome 9, SLU_Salpinus.1, whole genome shotgun sequence includes the following:
- the LOC139530056 gene encoding fatty acyl-CoA hydrolase precursor, medium chain-like isoform X2, whose amino-acid sequence MTVKGIEQRVQQYLGIPFARPPVGPLRLAAPQPAEPWEGERDGTRQPHMCIQDPVISQHIVNIMAIEYNLPDVSEDCLYLNVYTPKEAATVKRLPVFFWIHGGGLSMGAASQYDASPLAAYQNMVVVVIQYRLGILGFLSTGDEHAPGNWGFLDQIAALKWVQENIESFGGDPQSVTIAGESAGGISASILTLSPLAKGLFHRAIFQSGVATLGTYTSKEPLVIAKVVANLTECDCTTNKQLVKCIREKTEEDLVNATKKMKIVMGATVDGVFLKDLAEELLKSKAVEKVPVLLGVTNHEFGWILPSSFAPPGWSEGFNRQSAMSIMNVFYPAGASGLNNLIADEYFKDAKTPEDVRDGFTEMLGDLFMVLPVIKVAGYHRDAGAPVYMYEFQHRPEMHKETRPSFVKSDHADDIGFMFGSCFWNGHIKITGTVTEEEEKLCKTMMAYWANFARTGSPNGEELILWPLYDQKEEYMELGLKQVVAQSLKKDKVHFMTVLLPQKLHSLAAAASQGN is encoded by the exons ATGACTGTGAAAGGCATAGAGCAGAGGGTGCAGCAGTATTTGGGGATACCCTTTGCCCGTCCACCAGTGGGTCCCCTGCGCCTGGCTGCCCCACAACCTGCAGAgccatgggagggagagagagatggcacaCGCCAGCCTCACAT gtgtatTCAGGATCCAGTTATTTCTCAGCACATAGTAAATATAATGGCCATTGAATACAACCTGCCAGACGTGTCAGAGGATTGTCTTTATCTTAATGTATACACACCTAAAGAGGCAGCAACAGTCAAAAGACTACCG GTGTTCTTTTGGATTCATGGAGGTGGCTTGTCAATGGGTGCAGCATCTCAGTATGATGCATCACCACTAGCAGCCTATCAGAACATGGTCGTAGTTGTCATTCAATATCGTCTTGGAATTTTGGGATTCCTTAG CACTGGAGATGAGCATGCACCAGGCAACTGGGGTTTCCTAGACCAGATTGCAGCTCTGAAGTGGGTCCAGGAGAACATTGAGAGCTTTGGAGGGGACCCACAGTCAGTCACCATCGCAGGGGAATCTGCAGGAGGCATCAGTGCCTCCATACTG ACCCTGTCTCCATTAGCAAAAGGATTATTTCATCGAGCGATTTTCCAAAGTGGAGTGGCAACACTTGGAACTTACACTTCAAAAGAGCCTCTGGTCATAGCTAAG GTAGTGGCTAACCTGACAGAGTGTGACTGCACCACTAACAAGCAGCTTGTCAAGTGTATAAGAGAGAAAACTGAAGAAGATTTAGTGAACGCAACAAAAAAG ATGAAAATCGTTATGGGGGCGACCGTGGATGGAGTGTTTCTGAAAGACCTTGCAGAGGAGCTTTTAAAGAGCAAGGCGGTCGAAAAGGTTCCTGTGCTGCTTGGAGTGACAAACCATGAGTTTGGATGGATCCTCCCCTCG TCCTTTGCTCCACCTGGATGGTCGGAGGGCTTTAACAGGCAATCAGCGATGTCGATAATGAACGTTTTCTATCCTGCTGGG GCCTCCGGACTTAACAATCTCATTGCAGATGAATATTTCAAGGATGCAAAAACTCCTGAAGATGTGCGTGATGGATTCACTGAAATGCTGGGAGATCTGTTCATGGTTCTGCCTGTTATTAAAGTCGCTGGATACCACAGAG ATGCAGGTGCACCTGTGTACATGTATGAGTTTCAACACCGCCCAGAGATGCACAAAGAGACCAGACCAAGCTTTGTAAAGTCTGACCATGCTGATGATATTGGGTTTATGTTTGGATCATGCTTCTGGAATGGACATATAAAGATAACAG GAACAGTcactgaagaggaggagaagCTGTGCAAGACAATGATGGCATATTGGGCCAATTTTGCTCGCACTGG CTCACCAAACGGGGAGGAGCTGATACTGTGGCCCCTGTATGACCAGAAAGAAGAGTACATGGAGTTGGGTTTGAAGCAGGTGGTTGCTCAGAGCCTAAAGAAGGACAAGGTACACTTCATGACTGTCCTCCTCCCTCAGAAGCTCCACAGCCTGGCAGCCGCAGCAAGTCAGGGAAACTGA
- the LOC139530056 gene encoding fatty acyl-CoA hydrolase precursor, medium chain-like isoform X1 produces MMRTTLLSVYLTIVFLGASLCTTAETGPVVSLKNGKVRGEYMTVKGIEQRVQQYLGIPFARPPVGPLRLAAPQPAEPWEGERDGTRQPHMCIQDPVISQHIVNIMAIEYNLPDVSEDCLYLNVYTPKEAATVKRLPVFFWIHGGGLSMGAASQYDASPLAAYQNMVVVVIQYRLGILGFLSTGDEHAPGNWGFLDQIAALKWVQENIESFGGDPQSVTIAGESAGGISASILTLSPLAKGLFHRAIFQSGVATLGTYTSKEPLVIAKVVANLTECDCTTNKQLVKCIREKTEEDLVNATKKMKIVMGATVDGVFLKDLAEELLKSKAVEKVPVLLGVTNHEFGWILPSSFAPPGWSEGFNRQSAMSIMNVFYPAGASGLNNLIADEYFKDAKTPEDVRDGFTEMLGDLFMVLPVIKVAGYHRDAGAPVYMYEFQHRPEMHKETRPSFVKSDHADDIGFMFGSCFWNGHIKITGTVTEEEEKLCKTMMAYWANFARTGSPNGEELILWPLYDQKEEYMELGLKQVVAQSLKKDKVHFMTVLLPQKLHSLAAAASQGN; encoded by the exons ATGATGAGAACAACACTTCTTAGCGTGTACCTGACTATAGTATTTTTAGGTGCTTCGCTGTGCACAACAG CGGAGACTGGTCCAGTGGTCTCTCTGAAGAATGGCAAAGTTCGAGGCGAGTACATGACTGTGAAAGGCATAGAGCAGAGGGTGCAGCAGTATTTGGGGATACCCTTTGCCCGTCCACCAGTGGGTCCCCTGCGCCTGGCTGCCCCACAACCTGCAGAgccatgggagggagagagagatggcacaCGCCAGCCTCACAT gtgtatTCAGGATCCAGTTATTTCTCAGCACATAGTAAATATAATGGCCATTGAATACAACCTGCCAGACGTGTCAGAGGATTGTCTTTATCTTAATGTATACACACCTAAAGAGGCAGCAACAGTCAAAAGACTACCG GTGTTCTTTTGGATTCATGGAGGTGGCTTGTCAATGGGTGCAGCATCTCAGTATGATGCATCACCACTAGCAGCCTATCAGAACATGGTCGTAGTTGTCATTCAATATCGTCTTGGAATTTTGGGATTCCTTAG CACTGGAGATGAGCATGCACCAGGCAACTGGGGTTTCCTAGACCAGATTGCAGCTCTGAAGTGGGTCCAGGAGAACATTGAGAGCTTTGGAGGGGACCCACAGTCAGTCACCATCGCAGGGGAATCTGCAGGAGGCATCAGTGCCTCCATACTG ACCCTGTCTCCATTAGCAAAAGGATTATTTCATCGAGCGATTTTCCAAAGTGGAGTGGCAACACTTGGAACTTACACTTCAAAAGAGCCTCTGGTCATAGCTAAG GTAGTGGCTAACCTGACAGAGTGTGACTGCACCACTAACAAGCAGCTTGTCAAGTGTATAAGAGAGAAAACTGAAGAAGATTTAGTGAACGCAACAAAAAAG ATGAAAATCGTTATGGGGGCGACCGTGGATGGAGTGTTTCTGAAAGACCTTGCAGAGGAGCTTTTAAAGAGCAAGGCGGTCGAAAAGGTTCCTGTGCTGCTTGGAGTGACAAACCATGAGTTTGGATGGATCCTCCCCTCG TCCTTTGCTCCACCTGGATGGTCGGAGGGCTTTAACAGGCAATCAGCGATGTCGATAATGAACGTTTTCTATCCTGCTGGG GCCTCCGGACTTAACAATCTCATTGCAGATGAATATTTCAAGGATGCAAAAACTCCTGAAGATGTGCGTGATGGATTCACTGAAATGCTGGGAGATCTGTTCATGGTTCTGCCTGTTATTAAAGTCGCTGGATACCACAGAG ATGCAGGTGCACCTGTGTACATGTATGAGTTTCAACACCGCCCAGAGATGCACAAAGAGACCAGACCAAGCTTTGTAAAGTCTGACCATGCTGATGATATTGGGTTTATGTTTGGATCATGCTTCTGGAATGGACATATAAAGATAACAG GAACAGTcactgaagaggaggagaagCTGTGCAAGACAATGATGGCATATTGGGCCAATTTTGCTCGCACTGG CTCACCAAACGGGGAGGAGCTGATACTGTGGCCCCTGTATGACCAGAAAGAAGAGTACATGGAGTTGGGTTTGAAGCAGGTGGTTGCTCAGAGCCTAAAGAAGGACAAGGTACACTTCATGACTGTCCTCCTCCCTCAGAAGCTCCACAGCCTGGCAGCCGCAGCAAGTCAGGGAAACTGA